ccaacctgatattctatgattctacctggTTGACCCAGCTTAGCCCTTTCCAGCTCTAAGCGCTTCAGCTCTGTCTCCACCTCTAAGTGGTTCACCTCCATTTCTGCCTCCAAGTGCTTTggctctctcctctccttccctccacctcCAAGCGCTTCTCTTCTGCTTCCAAGTGCTTTGCCTCTGCTTCTGACTCCAAGCATTTCACCCCAACTTCCGCCTCCCAACGCTTCATctctaggaagaaattcctttcttcctgtcaaggttccttccccactctgaactctagggtacagatgtggggacctgcatgaaaatctcctaagcttacttttaccagcttaagttaaaagttccccaaggtacaaactattttaccctttgcccttccactaaacatttatctgggtttatttttattaggaaagcgttgtatggaaacgtctttccccccaaaatcctcccaacccttgcaccccaattccttgggaaggtttgataaaaatcctcaccaatttgcataggtgaccacagacccaaacccttggatcttaagaacaatgaaaaagcattcagtttctgagaagaaggattttaatagaagtaaaaagaatcacctctgtaaaatcaggatggtaaataggGTAGGGTAAacggggtaattagattcaaaacatagagaattcctctaggccaaaccttaagttacaaaaagacacacagacaggaatagtcattctattcagcacaacttattttctcagccatttaaagaaatcaatctaacgcatatctagctagattacttactaagttctaagactccattcctgttctgtccctggcaaaagcatcacacagacagaccctttgtttttctccctcctcccagcttttcaaagtatcttgtctcctcattggtcattttggtcaggtgccagcgaggttatcctatcttcttaaccttttacaggtgagaggatttttcctctggccaggagggattttaaaggtgtttacccttccctttatatttatgacacttccGTAGTTAGAACTCTGTCTGGGTTAAGGGCATCCCTCCATCTTGGCACCTGGAtcttgggatggggagagctgaCCATTCCCTCCAGGGAAATCTCCagtcccccattccctccctgcatttctgtcCTGAGgctggatgtctgggcttgatCTGGGTCTGTCTTCTCCATGGCTTGCCGCTTTGGGAAGACTGGTTGCTCTAGGGTTTCGGTGCCTGACCGCAACCTCATGCACAGGCTACCATACTCTAGCCTAGCTATTTCGTTGCCACGAAGctagaaaaaataataaactgcTTGTTGGACTCCCTGTCTTTGCAGGCTAAACCCTTTGTGTGGCTGTTCCCCCTCaggcagaaaagaaagaaaaaaaaagacaccccccccccgctttaCAGGTtgccaaaaggaaaaatgcatccctttaaaatcctgaggtctgtgcCTCTGGTTCAaaaccgctctgccaccatgtcaaggctgattccctactctggcacttcgagtgcagaaggtgggggcccgcaaggattctaaaaattaatactggccactccaggcttgtattaaactcccaaggttatagcttttctttgaccttggattggtaggtcgccacccaagtgcagaacccctttgagagcccagggaGGCGCACctgagaattccttcctgtggggtacccaaaagtcttttcaccatgccccctctggggaagagctgagaaaggaaaaaaaaaaaagaaaaaaaaaagggaaaatcagctgttgtcaccagctaattaaacaacgtgcacaaacctcttaagacacaaaaattctattctgttctttaaaaaaggtacattttattttttaaaaggaaagaaaatacatctgggaactcagctattgctagattttaaaagagcaactacaagggttaagcaccaagaatagctttcttgaggtctatcttaaaggttacaaaccAAAAGCGCCTGGGGTTAGCATAGAGGAatctacaagccatcaagaaataaaaggaataaacctaatcgcatcttcctagacatttcctaatCTACTTAGATATCTGGggtttaaatgagtagtttctaggtatgatactgatgattttttcatacctgacTCAAGCTTTTCACAGCATAGATgtgccctgtctgcctctccccaagagaacaacagacagacagacaaaaggggagtcttttttcaattttaaaaagttctagccttcccattggctcttttggccagatgcccactcacttccttttacctacgCATAGCattgagactttttaaccctttatggGTAGAGCAGTTAGAGAACAGCTaatggctggctgggtgtccataaaagggagctcccctccacaccttcatttatcacaacacTAGTTACCCACAGTTCTATGTTCAACACTACTTGAGAAACTTGAATTTACACAATATATTCCTTAGAGCTGTTTTCACCTCCTTGTTTTTCAGGCTgtagatgatggggtttagcatgggAGTCAAGATGCTGTACTGGATGGAGACCATTTCATCCAAAGCTACAGAGGAGATTGAGCTGGGCTTTGTGTACTGGATAAAAGCTCCCAGGTACAACAAACCAACCACAATcatgtgggagctgcaggtggagaAGGTTTTTTGCTTGCCCTGCACAGAAGACATCctcaggatggtggagatgatgTGAATGTAGGAGATCAGGGTGAGGAGGAAGGAGATTGCTCCAAGCATCACAGCAGAAGTGAGAAGCACCACTTGATTGGTGAAGGTATCCGTGCAGGACAGTTGTAATAGGGGAGGGAGCTCACAGCTGAAATGGCGGATTTCATTGGGCCCACAGAAATGCAACTTGAAGGTGAAAACTGTGTTAAGCAGGGCATATAAAAACCCGATGGTCCATGCCCCACTCACCAGCTGAACACAGATCCCTTTGCTCAGCATCTCTGTGTAATGTAATGGGTCACAGATGGCGGCGTAGCGATCATAAGCCATTGCTGAAAGAATGAAAACTTCTGTACCAGCTAAAAGGATAAAGAAGAACATCTGGGTAATGCAGCCGTTGAGTGAAATAATGTTGTGCTCTGCTAGGAAGTTCATCAGCATTGTAGGCACTGTGATGGAGGAATAGCAGATATCGACAAAAGATAAATGGAAGAGGAAGAAGTACATCGGGGTGTGAAGGTGAGAATCAGCTCCAATCACTAGCATGATCAGTATGTTACCAACCAGAGTAACCAGGTAAATAACTAAAAACACCAGGAAGAGGAAAATCTGCACCTGTGGGTCACTGGAAAGTCCCAGAAGAATAAATTCAGTCACTTTGGTTTGATTTTCCATTGGCGTTTATTTAGGAAATCTGATCTGGGAgaccagaaaaaaatgaaattaacactTCTCATAAAAGTAAATTGAAACAGCATGTGGAGATCCTCAGACCAATAGCATGCCTGTAAAGAGAGCCCTATTCCTGCATATAAAAGGTGTGTTTTAAATAGAgtaaattgagagagagagagagagagagggagagagagacactgcaTGGAATTTGTGCGTTTTAAATTGACAAaatgggctggattcacaaaaggacttgggCACCTAAGTGCCACTTTCGATGCCTAAATTCCAGCATCAGGTCCCGCTGGTATTCACAAATACCCTGCTCAGGTGTGACTAAGGGACAGTCTGCTGTGGGcctccctcaggctctcctcttGACCCTGTTCCGCTGTGGATACATGATAAAAGAGGCAGTGCAGCAGGGTTACTGGATGCTTGGACTTCTGCATCTGGGATGAGGGTTCTAACCCCAAGGCTATGAAGGCATTCCCACACTCTCTCTTCAATCTGGCCTtatgacttcaacagagctacagATGAGTTAGGGCAGCATGGGGTCCGGAagattgactccaatggagctatggccaATTTGTAATAGCTGGGCATCTGgacaaatctttaaaaataatctctttCTCTATTACATTTTGTCAGTTGTTCTAGATAATTTTGTTGAACACACTATTTAATATCTGTAGTGTATGATTGGAGTCATATCTATTAAAATCATCAGGATTTTTCAATAAGAAGTGAATGGGACCAGCAAATATTCTCTCGGCACTGTGACAAACTTGAAAAGAAGGGCCTGATAGAAAATTAATGGGTCTGTTGTTCCTAAGTCATTTAAACTCTGACTCAGTGGGACTTTTGACTCATTGTTCTGCATGTCTGAATATCAGGCTTTACATATAGAAGAGCATCTATCCTGCCCCCATAAACGTCAGTGATTATTTTGACATTAGTTTTCATTGGGAATGGGAATGAGGCCAATGCTCTCTCCAATGTCCCATTTATTTTTCTCCCCATATGACCTTAGAGAGAAAATAACCATTCCTTCATTATCAACTCATAAGACAAATACCTAAGAACAGAGATTGACTTTATACTAGAACCTGAATGTAAGCCCAGGCAGATTCTGTGTGAAGGGGAAATGTCACAATCTAGAGAAGTAAATAGCTGGCCCCCGCAAAGATCTTTACTGGGACCATTGCTCTTCAACATAGACATAAATGACCTCGAAAAAAGGTCAAATCATACAAAATTTTTGCATATGATAGAAAatttctcaagatagttaagcccaaacaaactgagaagagttacaaggggatctcacaaaactggataacTGGGtgacaaatggcagatgaaattcagtgttgataaatgcaatgcatattggaaaacatgatCCTATCCATacataaaaaaaatgaagaggtaTAAACTAGCTGTTTTCCCTTAAGAAGAGAGAttttggagttattgtggatagttctctaaaaacatctgctcaatgtgcagcggaaataaaaaaaaactaacagaatattggggaccattaagaaagggatagataataggacagcaaatatcagaatgccaccatataaatgcatggtatgtccacaccttgaatactgtgtgcagttgtaGTTGGCCCAcctccaaaaagatatattaaaatagaagggcaacaaaaatgatcaagggtatggaacagcttccgtatgaggagagattaaaatgactgttgACTTGGAAAAAGGCGATTCAGGGGGAACATAGCAGagatctacaaaatcatgaatgatgtagaaaaagtgaataagggaatgttatttaccctttcacatcccatacaaaccaggggtcacctactgaaattaataggcagcaggttttaaacaaacataaggaaatactttttcacataatACACAATCAACTTttggaactcattaccaggggatgttgggaaggccaaaagtataactgggttcaaaaaacaattagataaatCCGTGGAGGAaaggtccttcaatggctattagccaagatggtcagggacataaccccatgctctgtgtgtccctaagatgctgactgctagaagctggaattggacaacaggggatgatggatcactcaataaattgcaaTGTTCTGTtgactccctctgaagcatctgtcgtgaaccactattggaagacaggatactgaactaggcGGACTATTGGTCTGAaaaagtatggccattcttacattcttattaAAACTAAGTGTCTTCTCCTCTCCAGGcccataaaacacacacacacaccacactctccaaaaataaaaattacagctCACATGTACCAAATGAAATCTCTCAGTGctgccgagagagagagagagatgggtgatTCAAGTAGCAGCTGGGTTCCCAACCATCGCCCCTGTGCTGCAGCTTACTCTATGTGCACACGCAGCGTAGTTATGGCTGTCTCAATCCCAGGATATTCGAAAGATAAGGCACGTGAGATGAtctattttattggaccaacttctgtggatgagagagaagagctctgtgtggctcgaaaacTTGTTTGTCTCGCCAGcggatgttggtccaataaaagatatcacctcacccaccttgtcactgtATGAGCAGgcagaagtcaatgagacttggTAGAGAAACCCACTCCTAGATAAGGAGGGACAAAATCTGGTCCTTTGGAATGGAAAGggtaaaataagtttaaaaaggaataaaaatatgaATCAACTCACCTGCCTTTTTAATGTGGATCATAAACATGGTGAGATTGTTCTGACCTCTGCTTTTCTCTTTGTTGTCTTAGACTATCTACCTACTTACTGATTTGTCTGTCTAGTCTCTCTATCTGCCTCCACAATACAGCACCTCAGGATATCAACTCTTCTTTACCCCAAACACTTACATCTGACAAGGGAGGTACGGTTAGCACTGAGAGTGGAGCAAAAAGCCTGTCCTCATCTGACTGCAAGACTAAGAAGTGATTCTTGAGAGCTGTTTAGATGGTTTCCTGTTCCCCTTGGGGCAAGATCCCTGAAGTTCACTCTCTGTAACAACCTACCAGTAACACTGTGCCGGGTCAGTCCTTAAGCAGCAATTTACCATGCATAAGAATAAGAGAATTGAGGCTTGGATTACCAAAGGAGCCTAATGGATGTAGGTATCCAACCTTAGTgacagggtcagattttcaaagcacccGAGGAGCTAGACACCCAAATAGCAAATCATTTTCTCTCCCATATGGTACTTTGAAGATGCTAGCCACAATGTAAATGGAGCAAATAGACTTCATGAGATAGTGAGAAAAAAAATAGGGGATGAAACATTGTTTTCTTGCACCCATCAAAAAGCAGTCACTATTTGGTTGACCCTCtactatttgcaaatttgacacctatttgccaaatattttcattaatggggggaaagggggagagtcCAAATTACAATCCAGCATATGGACCCATAGCACCCACCCCCAATATCTTTAGCCTATTGGTTGGAGTACTCAGGTGTGGGAGAAATTCACTCATTCACTTCCCACCTCTGCCTGCAGTGAAGAAGAGATTTGAAgttagcccccccacccccacctctcagAAAAGTGTTTTAATCTCTGAGCCATAACGTAATTTAGGGCAAGGCTTTCTCAGACTCTTCTGCTGAAGCTGTTCACATTGTATAAATCAGCAGCCCATCATCAGCAGGAGATACACATCATGCTAATGCAGCCATGGTGACACTAACACACACATCTCTTAGTGGTCACATAAACATTCTGCCAGCCAAGCAGAGGCCTTTGAAGACGCTGAAATGCCAGTGACACAAAACTGATCAGATGTGTGACTTCTTCGCATAGAGAACCTCCTGTTGCCAACCAGCTACCCAGAGAGGTAAAACTATTCACCCATTCAAGGTCATTGCTATCTACATGTGCATCACCAAGTCATTCATTTCTGATGTATAGGAGGCAAGCATGGCTTTGGTTTTATCATCATAGATTAAGCTATTTTTCCTCAGCTCTTGGTCAGTAGTCTCTCCAACTAAGGCAATATCATTCTCATATTCAAGATCCactaaagatgaatctttaaataGTATACCTCCTCCTTGGGCCTCAGTCATCGGATAGTCTATTATACCATTAAATACCAAAGGGTGAGAGATTGCATACCTGACACACCTGTGATTCAACTGAAAACCGGTCTGTAATACAACCGTTGACCCTCACACAGGTCAATGTACCTTGGTACTGTTCCTCCCTGTGGTACACTAAGCCCTCAGGCACCCCACACTGGTGAAGCTGTATCCACAGCGCTGGTTGATGCAGTGAGTCAAAACTGGCTGCAAAGTCTATAAACACGATGGTAACATCCTGTGGTCACTCTATTCATTTTTCAGTAAACCTATCTGTCTATCAAGTCTGACACATGGAGTTTGCCTTTAATAATTGTTAAGATTGTTTCAGGATCTGTCACTACAGTTGTGCTTTTTGTACCATATAATGGAATGGACATTTCACCCAATAGGTCTCTCTGGGTTGTAGAGCCACCCTCCCtatggggtgagggaggaggccCTTTCCAATAGTTGACTAACACCTTACACTTAGTGTATGTCCACACAATCAACTAGGGGTGTGAGTCctagctcatgtagacatactcacGCTCGCTCTCACTGAGGTCGATCACttaaaatagtagtgtagctgttAAACAcctaaacacctgtcaggaatggtctagataatacttagtcctgccatgagtgccggggactggactagatgacctctcgaggtcctttccagttctatgattctatgaagtacaGACAGTGGATGGAGTTTCTTTAGGAGGAAGACATGAATCATGCAATCTCTGGCAGACAGTGGGGATATCAAAGGCCATTTGGGGACAATATGCATGAAGTGGATTTTCAAGAAAATTGTTGGTGGTGAAAATTATGCAAATGACTCACTTGAAATCCATCCTTTTGAAGCTGCACTTTGAACAGATACTGATTGTCTGGCTGATTACGTAATCAAGGTCGCTTTTAAGAGCAAAACTGGAGAAATCAATGACCTATAGAGTAAGGAGTAGCTCTTGGTCTGGGCTGAGGATGTAATGAACTTGAAAAGACAGGAAAACCCTTGGGTAGTGGTTGAAGAAcagctcctgccagagcctggCACACATACTTAATCCCATCTAAACTCATCCTTCACTAGAAGCTAAATTAGTCTGTCTTTGCTCTTAAGTTACAGGAACAGAATCTGTCTGATTTACACTCTCCTGGCCTCTTCATATTCTCCAGTGTGTCCATGCAATGGTCAGTATGGTTCCCTGAATGTGACCCAGCCTGTTCAAAATGGTTCCAGTGCTCCCCAAGGGCAGAAGGCTACAGACTTTAAGGCATTGCCTCTCAACAAccattaaggctatgtctacactatgagcaaGAGGTGTCAGTCCCAGTGCATCCAGCTAGGATTCCAAAATTAGCAGTGTAGCAGTAATATCATGGGCAGCAGTGAGTGGAGGCACAGGCTGTTTTCACTGAGTAGAAACCCACCTGAACCCAATGGGTATGTATTTGGCATATCTTGCCCATGCCACTGTCtgtacttcatagaatcataggactggaaaggacctcgagaggtcatcttgtccagtccccagcactcatggcaggactaagtattatctagaccattcctgacaggtgtttggtgTTCaacagctacactactattttaaGTGATCTACCTCAGTGAGAGCTAGCgtgagtatgtctacatgagctgggacTCACACCCCTAGTTGATTGTGTGGACATACACTAAGCGTAAGGTGTTCAGTAAGATTTGTCCAGGATACCATCATATCTGTCACAATGGCACTCTTGCAATACAGTGTCTGAACCCCCTGCTGCACTTAGTCAAGTCAAACCTT
This sequence is a window from Eretmochelys imbricata isolate rEreImb1 chromosome 13, rEreImb1.hap1, whole genome shotgun sequence. Protein-coding genes within it:
- the LOC144273662 gene encoding olfactory receptor 5V1-like; the protein is MENQTKVTEFILLGLSSDPQVQIFLFLVFLVIYLVTLVGNILIMLVIGADSHLHTPMYFFLFHLSFVDICYSSITVPTMLMNFLAEHNIISLNGCITQMFFFILLAGTEVFILSAMAYDRYAAICDPLHYTEMLSKGICVQLVSGAWTIGFLYALLNTVFTFKLHFCGPNEIRHFSCELPPLLQLSCTDTFTNQVVLLTSAVMLGAISFLLTLISYIHIISTILRMSSVQGKQKTFSTCSSHMIVVGLLYLGAFIQYTKPSSISSVALDEMVSIQYSILTPMLNPIIYSLKNKEVKTALRNILCKFKFLK